A genomic window from Methanobrevibacter ruminantium includes:
- a CDS encoding queuosine precursor transporter → MDLNFDFTEKRVILTVFFCMAFTIANLITVKIININFLGMETPAGVLIYPLVYILTNVIADVYGERVAQRTLALGIAADVLFVFMTTLILFLPSPDFFTGDAALSFVFTQTPRILVASYISYLIGNLVNARLTTIVNKGKSYSSGINLAVIAFSQLIDNFVFIGLAFVGMYSVVDILIMIITHWALSLVWTVIAQPFTSMTVRWAEKGKPAED, encoded by the coding sequence ATGGATTTAAATTTTGACTTTACAGAAAAAAGAGTAATACTCACAGTATTCTTCTGTATGGCTTTTACCATTGCAAACTTAATTACAGTTAAGATTATTAACATTAATTTCTTAGGTATGGAAACTCCTGCGGGAGTATTGATCTATCCTTTAGTATATATTTTAACTAACGTAATTGCTGATGTATATGGTGAAAGAGTTGCACAAAGAACCCTTGCATTAGGTATTGCTGCTGACGTATTATTCGTATTTATGACTACTTTAATATTATTCTTGCCATCCCCAGATTTCTTTACTGGTGATGCAGCATTATCCTTTGTATTTACTCAAACCCCAAGAATTCTTGTAGCTTCATACATTAGTTATTTAATTGGTAACTTAGTAAATGCAAGGTTGACTACTATTGTAAACAAAGGTAAAAGTTACTCATCTGGTATTAACTTAGCAGTTATTGCATTCAGTCAATTAATCGATAACTTTGTTTTTATCGGTTTAGCATTTGTTGGAATGTACTCTGTAGTGGACATTTTAATAATGATCATCACCCATTGGGCACTCAGTTTAGTATGGACTGTAATTGCACAGCCATTCACTTCAATGACTGTAAGATGGGCTGAAAAAGGAAAACCTGCTGAAGATTAA
- a CDS encoding helix-turn-helix domain-containing protein: protein MRILISNLKGKELLDIAMKNRIEKLVSVYTNYNETSLLDQYMMKENIKISTTSAIEASKQLTYIIRNSKEEGNEIFVATDGNFIGSILNFVANKEGADHIYYCFNDQAIQMPKLSINLSKTKMKILKTLEESEQTAILIGKNVGISRAMVYKHINSLMEDGLVGQTKQYEKYYLTNAGKMMII from the coding sequence ATGAGAATCCTGATTTCAAACCTAAAGGGAAAAGAACTTTTGGATATTGCTATGAAAAATAGAATCGAAAAATTGGTATCCGTATATACAAACTATAATGAAACAAGCTTGCTTGACCAGTACATGATGAAGGAAAACATTAAAATCAGCACAACAAGTGCCATTGAAGCTTCAAAGCAATTAACATACATTATTCGAAATTCAAAAGAAGAAGGAAATGAGATCTTTGTTGCAACTGATGGAAACTTCATAGGTTCCATCTTAAACTTCGTTGCAAATAAGGAAGGGGCAGACCACATTTACTATTGCTTCAATGACCAAGCGATACAAATGCCTAAATTAAGCATAAACCTCTCTAAAACAAAAATGAAAATTCTAAAAACCCTTGAAGAGTCTGAGCAAACCGCTATCCTAATTGGAAAGAATGTAGGGATTTCAAGAGCTATGGTCTACAAGCACATCAATAGCCTAATGGAAGACGGTTTGGTAGGGCAAACAAAACAGTATGAAAAATATTACCTTACAAATGCAGGAAAGATGATGATTATTTAA
- the gdhA gene encoding NADP-specific glutamate dehydrogenase: MSYVDEVIDLIVKENPDEPEFHQAVKEVLESLRVVIEENEEQYRKDALLERLVNPERQIKFRVPWVDDNGQVQVNTGYRVQFNSAIGPYKGGLRFHPSVNVGIIKFLGFEQIFKNSLTGLPIGGGKGGSNFDPKGKSDREVMAFCQSFMTELCKYIGADTDVPAGDIGVGGREIGYLFGQYKRLQGLYEGVLTGKGLTFGGSLARTEATGYGLLYFTNAMLKANDIDIAGKTIAVSGAGNVAIYAIQKAQQLGGKPVTCSDSTGWIYDPEGIDVELLKEVKEVRRERLTAYAEARPSAEYHEGKGVWTVKCDIALPCATQNELQLEDAKTLVANGVTAVAEGANMPTTIEATEYLQENGVLFAPGKASNAGGVATSALEMSQNSQRLSWTFEEVDSKLQGIMENIFANVDAAAKDYGFEKNYVVGANIAGFLKVVDAMNAQGIV, translated from the coding sequence ATGTCCTATGTTGATGAAGTAATTGACTTAATTGTTAAAGAGAACCCTGATGAACCTGAGTTTCATCAAGCTGTAAAAGAAGTATTAGAATCTTTAAGAGTCGTAATCGAAGAAAACGAAGAACAATACAGAAAAGATGCACTTTTAGAAAGATTAGTCAACCCAGAAAGACAAATCAAATTCAGAGTCCCTTGGGTAGACGACAACGGTCAAGTACAAGTGAACACCGGTTACAGAGTACAATTCAACAGTGCAATTGGACCTTACAAAGGAGGTCTCCGTTTCCACCCTTCCGTAAATGTTGGTATTATTAAATTCTTAGGATTTGAACAAATCTTCAAAAACTCCTTAACCGGCCTTCCAATTGGTGGAGGTAAAGGAGGATCCAACTTTGACCCTAAAGGAAAATCTGATAGAGAAGTTATGGCATTCTGTCAAAGCTTTATGACTGAACTCTGCAAATACATTGGTGCTGACACTGACGTTCCTGCTGGAGATATCGGTGTAGGTGGTAGAGAAATCGGTTACTTATTCGGCCAATACAAAAGACTCCAAGGTTTATACGAAGGAGTGCTTACTGGTAAAGGATTAACCTTTGGTGGATCTCTTGCAAGAACTGAAGCAACTGGATATGGTTTATTATACTTCACTAACGCAATGTTAAAAGCAAATGACATCGATATTGCTGGAAAAACCATTGCAGTATCTGGTGCAGGTAACGTAGCTATTTACGCAATTCAAAAAGCTCAACAATTAGGCGGTAAACCTGTAACCTGTTCCGATTCCACCGGTTGGATTTACGACCCAGAAGGAATCGACGTAGAATTATTAAAAGAAGTTAAAGAAGTAAGACGTGAAAGATTAACTGCATATGCTGAAGCAAGACCATCCGCTGAATACCACGAAGGTAAAGGTGTATGGACTGTAAAATGTGACATTGCTCTTCCATGTGCTACTCAAAATGAATTACAATTAGAAGATGCTAAAACTTTAGTTGCTAACGGAGTAACTGCAGTTGCTGAAGGTGCAAACATGCCTACTACTATTGAAGCAACCGAATACTTACAAGAAAACGGTGTTTTATTCGCACCAGGTAAAGCTTCCAATGCAGGTGGAGTAGCTACTTCCGCACTTGAAATGTCTCAAAACTCCCAAAGATTATCCTGGACCTTTGAAGAAGTTGACTCAAAACTCCAAGGAATCATGGAAAACATCTTTGCTAATGTTGATGCGGCAGCTAAAGATTACGGATTTGAGAAAAACTATGTAGTTGGAGCTAACATTGCTGGATTCTTAAAAGTAGTTGACGCAATGAATGCTCAAGGAATCGTATAG
- a CDS encoding sugar O-acetyltransferase: MLELNELLDIFNAGDALVMDVEAADACNYYSIEAQKITCELNYNFHDFDERRELFSKLIGKELDEEFRVFTPFFTDFGKNIHLGKNVFINAGCKFQDQGGIYIGDDVLIGHNVVMATLNHDENPQNRANLIAAPIKIGNNVWIGSNATILPGVTIGDGAIIAAGAVVTKDVDECSIVAGIPAKFIRKVKTDE; encoded by the coding sequence ATGTTAGAACTTAATGAATTATTGGATATTTTCAATGCTGGTGATGCATTGGTTATGGACGTGGAAGCTGCTGATGCATGCAATTATTACAGTATAGAAGCTCAAAAGATCACTTGTGAATTAAATTATAATTTTCATGATTTTGATGAAAGGAGAGAATTGTTCTCTAAGCTAATCGGTAAGGAACTCGATGAGGAATTTAGGGTTTTCACTCCATTTTTCACAGATTTCGGCAAGAACATTCACCTTGGTAAAAATGTCTTTATCAATGCAGGATGCAAGTTCCAAGATCAAGGTGGAATCTATATTGGGGATGATGTGTTGATTGGTCATAATGTTGTTATGGCTACATTAAATCATGATGAAAATCCACAGAATCGGGCTAATTTAATTGCAGCTCCAATCAAGATTGGAAACAATGTTTGGATTGGTTCAAATGCAACAATTTTGCCTGGAGTTACAATAGGTGACGGTGCAATCATTGCAGCCGGGGCAGTTGTGACAAAAGATGTAGATGAATGTTCCATTGTTGCTGGAATTCCTGCTAAATTTATTAGAAAGGTTAAAACAGATGAATAA
- a CDS encoding PaaI family thioesterase, which translates to MTTFESIEEAREFFNGDKFAAKLGIQLDELGEDYCICSVEVKEDFRNGFGAVMGGAIFTLGDFAFAVMSNQLHKLTVGLQVSINYLSGAKGEKLIAKATVRKDGRTTSVINVDITDDTGREIAQFVGTGYKM; encoded by the coding sequence TTGACTACATTTGAATCAATAGAAGAAGCAAGAGAATTTTTCAATGGAGATAAATTTGCAGCAAAATTGGGGATTCAGTTAGATGAGCTTGGAGAGGATTATTGCATTTGCAGTGTAGAGGTCAAGGAGGATTTCAGAAACGGTTTCGGTGCTGTAATGGGTGGAGCAATTTTCACTCTTGGAGATTTTGCATTTGCAGTGATGTCCAATCAACTGCATAAGTTGACAGTAGGTCTTCAAGTAAGCATAAACTATTTAAGCGGAGCAAAAGGAGAAAAGCTTATAGCAAAAGCTACAGTCCGTAAAGATGGGAGAACAACCTCTGTCATAAATGTTGACATTACAGATGACACAGGTAGGGAAATTGCCCAGTTTGTTGGAACAGGATATAAAATGTAG
- a CDS encoding M48 family metalloprotease has product MVQQAQVLDNAPEGQLVRAVAVRLIKAVEAYLTQIGRMDYIQDYYDWDVHLLADKTVNAFCMPGGKIVMFSGILSIANAEERIAFILGHEMAHALLDHSRTRASVESAKNTVATAGYFGSFILDIFGLGAIGDITRASINAANIGSDFLFVKPFGRDQELEADRLGMLIIHWAGYDISGIPAFWENMSQRGGNNFEFFSTHPSDEKRIANMKALIAEIDSDKDFTKGPVIGDAKPTAEYGKANPTTPNASKANVCPKCGTQIGSGDNFCTNCGQKIQ; this is encoded by the coding sequence ATGGTCCAACAGGCTCAAGTTCTAGACAATGCGCCTGAAGGTCAATTGGTTAGGGCTGTTGCTGTAAGATTGATTAAGGCAGTGGAAGCATATCTTACACAAATTGGTAGAATGGACTATATTCAAGATTATTATGATTGGGATGTGCATTTATTGGCTGATAAAACAGTAAATGCATTTTGTATGCCTGGTGGAAAAATAGTGATGTTTTCAGGCATTCTTTCTATTGCAAATGCTGAAGAGAGAATAGCTTTCATTTTAGGTCATGAAATGGCACATGCATTGCTTGACCATTCAAGAACCCGTGCAAGTGTAGAAAGTGCTAAAAACACTGTTGCAACTGCTGGTTACTTTGGAAGCTTCATTTTAGATATCTTTGGTTTAGGTGCTATAGGAGACATTACAAGAGCATCAATCAATGCTGCAAACATCGGGTCTGACTTTTTATTCGTAAAGCCATTCGGAAGAGACCAGGAATTGGAAGCAGACAGACTAGGTATGTTGATCATTCATTGGGCAGGTTATGACATTAGTGGCATTCCTGCATTTTGGGAAAATATGAGTCAAAGAGGAGGAAATAATTTTGAATTCTTCTCAACACACCCTTCTGATGAAAAAAGGATTGCAAACATGAAAGCTTTAATCGCTGAGATTGACAGTGATAAGGATTTCACTAAAGGGCCTGTAATCGGTGATGCTAAACCAACAGCAGAATACGGTAAAGCAAATCCGACTACCCCTAATGCTTCAAAAGCCAATGTATGTCCGAAATGTGGAACTCAAATTGGTTCTGGAGACAATTTCTGTACCAATTGCGGTCAAAAGATTCAATAA